From the Acetomicrobium thermoterrenum DSM 13490 genome, the window AAGTCTGGCATAATAGCAACCAAGTCGCCGTAGCAATTATTGCCACACCTGAAGACAGATAGTAAAAATTCTCATTGCCCAAAGTTATGAATTGTATTCGCGGCCCCACAAGAGCAAATGCTATAGCCAAGGCAATCCTCAAAAAAGGCCAAAACGGTGAAGAATACAACCTTTCCGCTGTAGCCACAACGGCGAAAATAATCCCAAAAGCCATTATAATGGAGGAGGTTTTTGTCCCAATTACAAGGGACAATAAAGACATGCTGGCAATCATAAGCATATCTCTTGTATAATCCCATTGGTCAGTCGTCAATCGTCTTTTTGTGATTTTTTCAAAGATCAAGCAAGCCAAAGCCGTAACTGCGATCAAGAGGTAATCTGTGTCCATCTGAGATACACTCCTCCTTCGATTGGTTTGTTTATTAATTTTATCATGAAAGGGTCGGTGTATAGAATGAAGTTAAAGAAAAAAACAATTTCTTCAATATTTAGAAGTTTTTTAAAGATTTGTCTTGCCTGCTCGATAATAACCCTTATTTTGCCCTTCAATCGAGCCTACGGTTCATCGGTAGAAAAACTTGCGACGGCCTTCACTAAAGAACTTACTCCAGAGCAAGCTATTATAATCGTCGACAACCCACCGACAGATGACGGATATGTGGGTCATTTGTATGTAAACTTAAAGGGGGCAGTTTTAGAAGGTTTAAGGATCGATGAAATATCACTCGAAGCAAAGGACGTATACTTTAACCCTCCAGCAAAATGGGATGAAAAACTGCGCCCCCAAAAAGTAGCAGAAGTATCATTTGAAGCCCGATTGCTTGAGGACGACATTAATAAAGCTTTAAAAGAATACGAACTAAAGGACAAAAAATGGAGCAACTTCAAGTTCGATTTGAGAGATGGCCAGATTGTCGCCATTGCCGTCTATGAGCAACCCCTGCTTCTTTTTAAACTCAACGTGCTGGTCAAGCTATCGGGTAAACTGGAAGTAGTCGATAAAGATAAGATATATTTGGTAGATTACAAACTTTACGCTGACGGCTTCCGACTTCCCGAACAGGCGACACGAGATCTCGTTGAAAATGTACAACCACTTCTTGACTTCAGTGAGTTTATGTTTCCCGTTAAACTGGACTCTGTCTATAATGACGAAGAAGCTCTATTTATACGCACTAAAGAAAAACCTGAACCATTTGACAGCGCCCACCAATGGACTTACTCCTTAGCTAGCGAAAGTGTCGTATCTCGGTAAGTCCTTTCATATAAGGCACCAATGCATCGGGGATTTTGATCGATCCATCGGCCTGCTGATAATTTTCCATTATCGCTATGAGACACCTGCCAACGGCTATGCCTGAGCCATTTAAGGTGTGAACGAAGCGTGTTCCCTTCGCACCCCGAGGTTTATAACGCGTATTCATGCGTCTGGCTTGAAAGTCTTCGCAATTACTGCAAGAACTGATTTCCCTGTATGTATTTTGAGAGGGCAACCATACCTCCAGGTCATAGGTCTTGCTGGCAGCAAATCCCATATCGCCGGTACACAAACATACGACGCGATAGGGAAGTCCTAGTCTTTTCAACACCTCTTCTGCATTTTGAGTGAGCTTCTCCAATTCATCGTAACTCGTCTCCGGCGTGCATATTTTTACAAGCTCTACTTTATCAAATTGATGCTGTCGAAGCATGCCCCTCACATCCCGACCGTGACTGCCTGCTTCTCTTCTAAAACAAGGCGTGTATGCAGTATAATAAAGGGGCAATAGGTCTTCATCCAAGATTTCTTCGGCGTGCATATTGGTAAGGGGGACTTCGGCTGTAGGAATCAGCCATAAGTCATCGCTGTCGCAATGGTACAGATCATTGGCAAACTTTGGCAATTGTCCCGTTCCCGTCATGGTTTTAGAGTTCACGATGAAAGGGGGTTCAAATTCCAAGTAGCCATGTTCGCGCGTATGCAAGTCCAACATGAAATTTATCAGCGCCCTAGCTAAACGCGCTCCATTTCCTCTCAAAACTGTAAACCTGCTTCCAGCCAACTTTATGCCAGCCTCAAAATCCATCATACCCATCTTTTCGCCCAGTTCCCAGTGAGGTTTGGGCTCAAAGTCAAACTTTGGCAGTTCACCCACAGAACGCACTACAACATTATCTTCCTCCGATTTGCCGACAGGAACGGATTCATGAGGCTTATTAGGGATCTGGAGCAATAAATCTCTAAGATTTTCTTCGATATCCTGAACTTCTTTGTCCAGGACTTTGATGTCTTCGTTGATATTTCTTATTTCTTCCATCAAGTCAGAGGGGTCTTCGCCCTTAGATTTTAACTTAGCAACCTTTTTGGATCCCTCGTTTCTTTTTGCTTTTAAACCCTCTACCTCAATTAACTTTTGTCTACGCAAAGAATCCAGATCTAAAAGTTCATCAAGAGGATATTCGTAGCCTCTGTTTTGGAGCATCCTCCTTGCCACATCCGGATTTTCTCTGATCCATTTGATATCAAGCAATTTGAGTACCACCTTTCTGATTTCGTATCTGAGAGAGCAAATTGACCATTTCTAAAGCCGCCATAGCCGCTTCCGCGCCCTTATTCCCCGCCTTGCTGCCTGCCCTGAGCAAGGCCTGCTCCAAATTGTCGCAGGTAAGCACGCCAAAAACAACAGGTACTCGTTGTTCCAGTGCAATCTTTGCCAAGCCCTTCGAGACCTCTGAGGCCACGTAATCGAAATGAGGAGTATCTCCTCGAATAATTGCCCCTAAGGGGATAACTGCGTCGTAGTCGCCCGATAGAGCCAACTCCTCGGCTATCAAGGGTAATTCCCAAGCACCGGGAACCCAATATAAATCGACATCCTGCGGCCTGACGCCATGTCTAAATAAAATATCCTTGGCCCCTTCGATTAATTTATTTGTTATCAACTCATTAAATCGAGAGGCCACCAATGCTACCCTTTGGCCTTCTCCTATAAGATTGCCCTGAAGAACACGCATGACATCATCCTCCTAAGTTATTGTTATAGATCTCGGTCTTCTATTCAATCAAATAGATGCCCCAGTTTTTCTTTTTTAGTCTTTAGATAATTTAAGTTATAGGAGTTTGCCTCCACCTCGATAGGTACCCTATCGATAACCTCCAAGCCATATCCCTCTAAACCAATAACTTTCTTGGGATTATTGGTCATTAGGCGCAGCTTTCTTACCCCTAAATCGAAAAGTATCTGTGCACCAACGCCATAGTCCCTTAAATCGGGGCTCACTCCAAGTTTAATATTGGCCTCAACAGTATCCAATCCTTTTTCCTGAAGTTCATATGCCTTTAGCTTTTTATATAACCCTATTCCCCTGCCCTCTTGTCGCATATAAAGCACAATACCTTTTCCTTCTTGTTCTATCATCTGCATTGCCCTATGAAGTTGTGGCCCACAATCGCACCTCAAGGATCCAAAAACATCTCCCGTGAGACATTCGGAATGAACTCGCACCAACACTTCATCGTCTTCCTTTATATCTCCTTTAACAAGAGCTATATGCAACATGTCAGGATCATCGTCCAATATCCATCTATAGGCATGGGCAACGAATTTACCATACTCAGTGGGAAGATCCACAGTAGAAACTCTCTCAACGAGCTTCTCCCGTAAGTGTCTGTAGCGTATTAAACTCTTTATAGTCATTATTTTGAGCCCGAATTTTTTTGCAAATTCAATTAACTGGGGCAACCTTGCCATGGTGCCGTCATCGTTCATTATCTCGCATATTACCCCAACCGGCTCTAAACCTGCAAGTCTTGCCAAGTCCACCGCAGCTTCAGTGTGGCCAGCTCTTTTTAATACTCCACCCTTCCTGGCTATAAGGGGAAACATATGGCCAGGACGGCGAAAATCCGAGCTTTTAGCGCATGGATCCGCCAGGAGTTGGGCAGTGGCAGCTCTATCTTCAGCGGATATTCCCGTCGTTGTACCATTTTTCGCATCGACAGAAACGGTAAAAGCTGTACCGTGAGGGTCCGTGCTGTGCGTAACCATGGGCTCTAAATCCAATTGTCTTGCCCTTTCCTCCGTCAGGGGAACGCACACCAACCCCCTTCCGTATTTGGTCATAAAATTGATGGACTCCGACGTGACCTTCGAGGCCGCCATGAGCAAATCCCCTTCGTTCTCTCTGTCCTCGTCGTCTACAACAATTATCATCTTACCCTCTTTGATAAGATCGATGGCTTCTTCCGGTGAAGCGAAAACCTCATCTGATAGGGCCATTTTTCCATTCCCCCTTCCATTTTCCATTAACTCCAACCGTAACGAGCTAATTTTTCCCATGTTAAATCGTTTTGTCTTTCTCCGCTAGAACTAAGCGGACCCCTCAAAAACCGTTCTATATATTTGCCTATTATATCCGTTTCAAGATTCACCATATCCCCCACCTTGAGATCGCCAAGGGTCGTAAGCTTTAGCGTGCTTGGAATGACACCAACAGTAAATAAATTTTCTTCAACATCTATAACCGTCAAACTAACGCCATCGACGGCAATGGATCCCTTTGGGAGAATATAACGAATCAGAGAAGGGTCGGCTTTAACTCTCAACACGATAGTCTCCGTCTTCCTCGATATCCCGCTTACAAAACCAACACCTTCCACATGACCCAATACTATATGACCACCCAGGCGATCGCCTACTTTTAAAGCCCTCTCTAAGTTTACTTTATCAAAGGGCTTTAAAAAGCCCAACTTGGTCACAGTAACTGTTTCTCCCATCATTTCAGCCACAAAACAGGAGCGTTCTCTTTTGACGACGCTTAGACATGCACCCGATACAGAAACGGATTCGTTTAGGGCAAGTTCCCCCGAAATCTCTGGAGCTTCAATCGTCAAGTTCGTTACATCGCCACGCCTATCCAGGGACAACACTATGCCAATTGTTTCGACTAAGCCCGTAAACATTACATATCGACCTCCAAAAAGAGATCATCGTCCAGTTTCTTCAT encodes:
- the ribH gene encoding 6,7-dimethyl-8-ribityllumazine synthase is translated as MRVLQGNLIGEGQRVALVASRFNELITNKLIEGAKDILFRHGVRPQDVDLYWVPGAWELPLIAEELALSGDYDAVIPLGAIIRGDTPHFDYVASEVSKGLAKIALEQRVPVVFGVLTCDNLEQALLRAGSKAGNKGAEAAMAALEMVNLLSQIRNQKGGTQIA
- a CDS encoding LmeA family phospholipid-binding protein codes for the protein MKLKKKTISSIFRSFLKICLACSIITLILPFNRAYGSSVEKLATAFTKELTPEQAIIIVDNPPTDDGYVGHLYVNLKGAVLEGLRIDEISLEAKDVYFNPPAKWDEKLRPQKVAEVSFEARLLEDDINKALKEYELKDKKWSNFKFDLRDGQIVAIAVYEQPLLLFKLNVLVKLSGKLEVVDKDKIYLVDYKLYADGFRLPEQATRDLVENVQPLLDFSEFMFPVKLDSVYNDEEALFIRTKEKPEPFDSAHQWTYSLASESVVSR
- a CDS encoding bifunctional 3,4-dihydroxy-2-butanone-4-phosphate synthase/GTP cyclohydrolase II; translation: MALSDEVFASPEEAIDLIKEGKMIIVVDDEDRENEGDLLMAASKVTSESINFMTKYGRGLVCVPLTEERARQLDLEPMVTHSTDPHGTAFTVSVDAKNGTTTGISAEDRAATAQLLADPCAKSSDFRRPGHMFPLIARKGGVLKRAGHTEAAVDLARLAGLEPVGVICEIMNDDGTMARLPQLIEFAKKFGLKIMTIKSLIRYRHLREKLVERVSTVDLPTEYGKFVAHAYRWILDDDPDMLHIALVKGDIKEDDEVLVRVHSECLTGDVFGSLRCDCGPQLHRAMQMIEQEGKGIVLYMRQEGRGIGLYKKLKAYELQEKGLDTVEANIKLGVSPDLRDYGVGAQILFDLGVRKLRLMTNNPKKVIGLEGYGLEVIDRVPIEVEANSYNLNYLKTKKEKLGHLFD
- a CDS encoding riboflavin synthase, whose translation is MFTGLVETIGIVLSLDRRGDVTNLTIEAPEISGELALNESVSVSGACLSVVKRERSCFVAEMMGETVTVTKLGFLKPFDKVNLERALKVGDRLGGHIVLGHVEGVGFVSGISRKTETIVLRVKADPSLIRYILPKGSIAVDGVSLTVIDVEENLFTVGVIPSTLKLTTLGDLKVGDMVNLETDIIGKYIERFLRGPLSSSGERQNDLTWEKLARYGWS
- the serS gene encoding serine--tRNA ligase produces the protein MLDIKWIRENPDVARRMLQNRGYEYPLDELLDLDSLRRQKLIEVEGLKAKRNEGSKKVAKLKSKGEDPSDLMEEIRNINEDIKVLDKEVQDIEENLRDLLLQIPNKPHESVPVGKSEEDNVVVRSVGELPKFDFEPKPHWELGEKMGMMDFEAGIKLAGSRFTVLRGNGARLARALINFMLDLHTREHGYLEFEPPFIVNSKTMTGTGQLPKFANDLYHCDSDDLWLIPTAEVPLTNMHAEEILDEDLLPLYYTAYTPCFRREAGSHGRDVRGMLRQHQFDKVELVKICTPETSYDELEKLTQNAEEVLKRLGLPYRVVCLCTGDMGFAASKTYDLEVWLPSQNTYREISSCSNCEDFQARRMNTRYKPRGAKGTRFVHTLNGSGIAVGRCLIAIMENYQQADGSIKIPDALVPYMKGLTEIRHFR